From Bacillus pumilus, one genomic window encodes:
- a CDS encoding DUF3800 domain-containing protein, which produces MSQYKFEIDKLKSLGVLDAPENTEWIAYIDESGCAGINFDKESSKYLAYGIVLIKKSYRSQARHIINDARKTFNLPYKKLKEFKYNY; this is translated from the coding sequence GTGTCCCAATACAAATTTGAAATAGATAAACTAAAATCATTGGGTGTGTTGGACGCACCTGAGAACACAGAGTGGATAGCATACATAGATGAATCAGGATGTGCCGGTATAAATTTCGATAAGGAATCGAGTAAATATTTAGCATATGGAATTGTTCTAATAAAGAAGAGCTACCGCTCTCAAGCAAGGCATATAATTAATGATGCCAGAAAAACTTTTAATCTTCCTTATAAAAAATTAAAAGAGTTTAAGTACAATTATTAA
- a CDS encoding Rap family tetratricopeptide repeat protein, protein MEKVLSSHVGVKINEWYKMIRQFSVPDAEILKAEVEWEIDRMEEDQDLLIYYQLMCFRHQLMLDYIKPSFDQSVSALVDKIENSNHQLSGMLQYYNAFFRGMYEFSKKEYVQAIQYYKIAERQLALVVDEIEQAEFHFKVAEAYYIMKQTHVSMHHIIKALEIYDRYDLYKVRKIQSLFVIAGNYDDFKRYEKSLPHLHKALELAEEIDDQRLIAKTYLNLGNTYDRQQDYSKAASFYKKGLDKMSENNEDIKPRLFFSLSWTLFKSDKTREALENIAKGIKSATAENNLFYKTLLNSLKTIYIDEGFENVRKMFKGLEEKKLYPYIEEFALSLANLYEKRNDSERVADYYRTAIEAQTEIQKGECLYEY, encoded by the coding sequence ATGGAGAAAGTTCTTTCTTCACATGTTGGTGTGAAAATAAATGAATGGTATAAAATGATCCGGCAATTCAGCGTTCCAGATGCAGAGATTTTGAAAGCAGAAGTTGAATGGGAAATAGATAGAATGGAAGAGGATCAGGATCTTCTAATCTATTATCAATTGATGTGCTTTCGCCATCAACTTATGCTTGATTATATAAAGCCTTCATTTGATCAATCGGTTTCCGCCCTAGTCGATAAAATTGAGAATTCTAACCATCAACTTTCTGGAATGCTACAATACTATAATGCCTTTTTTAGAGGTATGTATGAGTTCAGTAAGAAAGAATATGTACAGGCCATTCAATATTATAAGATTGCTGAGAGGCAGCTGGCACTTGTTGTAGATGAAATTGAACAAGCAGAATTTCATTTTAAAGTTGCAGAAGCATACTACATCATGAAACAGACCCACGTTTCTATGCACCATATTATAAAAGCCCTAGAAATTTATGATCGTTATGATCTTTATAAGGTGAGGAAAATTCAAAGTCTATTTGTGATCGCAGGAAATTATGATGATTTTAAACGATATGAGAAGTCGCTCCCCCACTTACATAAAGCACTAGAACTTGCTGAAGAAATTGATGATCAAAGATTAATCGCTAAAACTTATTTGAATCTTGGAAATACGTATGACAGGCAACAGGATTATAGTAAGGCTGCTTCCTTCTATAAAAAAGGGCTAGATAAGATGAGTGAAAACAATGAAGATATAAAACCAAGATTATTTTTTAGTTTAAGTTGGACCTTGTTTAAAAGTGATAAAACAAGAGAAGCGCTTGAAAATATCGCTAAAGGAATAAAAAGTGCAACAGCCGAAAACAATCTGTTTTATAAAACATTGCTCAATTCATTAAAGACGATTTATATCGATGAAGGTTTTGAAAATGTCCGAAAAATGTTTAAAGGGTTAGAGGAAAAGAAGTTGTATCCTTATATTGAAGAGTTTGCTTTAAGCCTTGCAAATCTCTATGAGAAAAGGAATGATTCGGAGAGGGTAGCAGATTATTATAGAACCGCCATAGAAGCTCAAACCGAAATCCAAAAAGGAGAGTGTTTATATGAATATTAA
- a CDS encoding RapH phosphatase inhibitor, producing MNIKMKILISAALLVGAACLGSFNYSQESTDRNTTVFPQKTDRNTTMIDPNSTFKN from the coding sequence ATGAATATTAAAATGAAGATATTGATTAGCGCCGCTTTATTGGTAGGTGCTGCTTGTCTGGGTTCTTTTAATTACTCACAAGAATCAACTGATCGAAATACCACTGTATTTCCTCAAAAAACTGATCGAAACACAACGATGATCGATCCAAATTCAACATTTAAAAACTAA
- a CDS encoding MaoC family dehydratase: protein MKLNEFAIGQKFETKSFKLTKEDIKRFAGEFDPQYMHLDEEKANQGRFNGIIASGIQTLAISFKLWIEQGAYGDDVIAGTQMNNINFIKPVYPDDELHTIVEVIDKREKKNKTGILTVLLSTFNDKEEKVFEGDLSVLIKR, encoded by the coding sequence ATGAAGTTAAATGAGTTTGCAATTGGACAGAAGTTCGAAACTAAGTCATTCAAATTAACAAAGGAAGATATTAAGAGATTTGCAGGAGAATTTGATCCTCAATATATGCATTTGGATGAGGAAAAAGCAAATCAGGGAAGATTTAATGGAATCATTGCTTCTGGAATACAAACGCTAGCTATTTCATTTAAGCTCTGGATTGAACAAGGAGCCTATGGTGATGATGTCATTGCTGGAACACAGATGAATAATATAAATTTTATCAAACCAGTGTATCCAGATGATGAATTACATACTATTGTTGAGGTTATTGATAAAAGAGAAAAGAAAAATAAAACAGGCATTCTCACTGTATTGTTATCTACATTTAACGATAAAGAAGAAAAAGTTTTTGAGGGTGATTTATCTGTATTGATAAAACGATAA
- the cudC gene encoding choline uptake/conversion transcriptional regulator CudC: MKKQEQPQAEDRILAAKDLVIDSIAETMDLYGITRSAGILYGTMYLNEEMTLDEMREELQMSKPSMSTGVKKLQDMNIVKKTFHRGRRKHSFVAEKDFFKFFTNFFPQKWEREVEVNLAAIEEAQERLQEVARDEQLEEHVREEAQQLLEQLESSKAYYDWLRRLADSVQSGEIFDYIPIDQKDK; encoded by the coding sequence ATGAAAAAGCAGGAACAGCCACAAGCAGAAGATCGTATTTTAGCTGCTAAAGATCTAGTCATTGATTCCATAGCTGAAACGATGGATCTCTATGGCATTACACGAAGTGCAGGTATTCTCTATGGGACCATGTATTTAAATGAGGAAATGACGCTTGATGAAATGCGTGAAGAGCTGCAAATGAGCAAGCCAAGTATGAGTACGGGTGTGAAAAAACTGCAAGACATGAATATTGTCAAAAAGACGTTTCACCGAGGCCGAAGAAAACACAGCTTTGTTGCTGAAAAAGACTTTTTTAAGTTTTTCACGAACTTCTTTCCGCAAAAATGGGAACGAGAGGTCGAGGTCAATTTAGCGGCGATTGAAGAAGCGCAAGAGCGGCTTCAAGAGGTGGCGCGTGATGAACAACTGGAGGAACATGTAAGAGAGGAAGCGCAGCAGCTTCTTGAACAGCTTGAAAGCTCGAAAGCCTATTATGACTGGCTGAGACGCTTAGCGGACTCTGTACAATCAGGGGAGATCTTCGACTATATTCCGATTGATCAGAAAGATAAATAG
- a CDS encoding NPP1 family protein: protein MNKFFLALFLSVFTSISIVSTANAAVIDHDKVVGFSEVTPTTVTQKAAKRFQPYLKVYSGCVPFPAVDAQGNTNGGLKPTGAPEGRCSKNTGQVYSRSAWYNGVWAIMYSWYFPKDEASPSLGHRHDWEGIVVWIDNPANQNPKVLSIAYSGHGKFTNVAPSGTNMKDGTHPLIAYDSTWPINHELMMSDRVVGGTQPLIGWDDLTPAARNALNTTNFGKANVPFNNANFNNNLRKAWFR, encoded by the coding sequence ATGAACAAATTTTTCTTGGCGCTGTTTTTATCTGTATTTACTTCTATTAGCATTGTTTCAACAGCAAATGCAGCAGTAATCGATCATGACAAGGTTGTTGGTTTTAGTGAAGTGACGCCTACAACTGTTACTCAAAAAGCGGCGAAGCGTTTTCAACCATATTTAAAGGTCTATAGCGGTTGTGTGCCTTTTCCTGCAGTAGATGCGCAAGGTAATACAAATGGTGGATTAAAGCCCACTGGAGCACCTGAAGGACGTTGCAGCAAAAATACTGGACAAGTATATTCGCGATCTGCATGGTACAATGGAGTTTGGGCAATTATGTATTCTTGGTATTTTCCTAAAGATGAAGCATCTCCAAGCTTAGGTCACAGACATGACTGGGAAGGAATCGTTGTATGGATTGATAATCCAGCAAATCAAAATCCAAAAGTCTTATCAATTGCATATTCTGGACATGGAAAATTCACAAATGTAGCACCAAGCGGAACCAACATGAAAGATGGCACTCATCCTTTGATTGCCTATGACAGCACGTGGCCGATCAACCATGAATTGATGATGAGCGACCGTGTTGTAGGCGGAACTCAACCGTTAATCGGATGGGATGATTTAACTCCTGCGGCAAGGAATGCATTAAACACAACAAATTTTGGTAAAGCGAATGTTCCTTTTAATAATGCTAACTTTAACAATAATTTAAGAAAAGCATGGTTTAGATAG